A stretch of the Cygnus atratus isolate AKBS03 ecotype Queensland, Australia chromosome 34, CAtr_DNAZoo_HiC_assembly, whole genome shotgun sequence genome encodes the following:
- the TLCD3B gene encoding ceramide synthase, which produces MGKGGRVSSSCRHLVWDRHWLAGAYPQFAIPYFVYNVYAMFLCHWHCGHVKGHEAGPLPSLQVAAGAYLHKDLLMVLHHAATVLVCFPVATLWRQGKGDFFLGCLLMAELSTPFVCLGKVLIQYKRQHTALHKLNGVAMLVTFLGCRVLLFPYLYWAYGRHLGVPLLRVPGALPPAYNAAAAALLAPQLYWFGLICRRAWRLFRPPPRHLP; this is translated from the exons ATGGGTAAAGGAGGAAGAGTAAGCTCTTCGTGCAGGCACCTGGTCTGGG aCAGGCACTGGCTGGCGGGGGCGTACCCCCAGTTCGCCATCCCCTACTTTGTGTACAATGTCTACGCCATGTTCCTGTGCCACTGGCACTGCGGGCACGTCAAGGGACACGAGGCCGGGCCACTGCCATCCCTGCAAGTGGCTGCCGGCGCCTACCTGCACAAGGACCTCCTGATGGTGCTCCACCATGCTGCCACAGTGCTTGTCTGCTTCCCGGTGGCCACC CTGTGGCGCCAGGGGAAGGGCGACTTCTTCCTGGGTTGCCTGctgatggcagagctcagcacccccTTCGTCTGCCTGGGCAAGGTCCTCATC CAATACAAGCGGCAGCACACAGCCCTGCACAAGCTCAATGGGGTGGCCATGCTGGTGACCTTCCTGGGCTGCCGCGTGCTGCTCTTCCCCTACCTGTACTGGGCCTACGGGCGCCACCTCGGGGTGCCCCTGCTGCGGGTGCCGggggcgctgccccccgccTACAacgccgctgccgccgccctCCTGGCCCCCCAGCTCTACTGGTTCGGCCTCATCTGCCGGAGGGCCTGGCGCCTCTTCCGGCCCCCACCCCGGCACCTGCCCTGA